The Bacteroidia bacterium sequence CAATCAACACAGGAAAAATGGAATTTATTGTTCATAGCTAAGTGTATTATAAAATAGCTGAATTATAAATTCTTTAGCACACCGGTTTCTTCATTAAATTCATTAATCATTTCATCAAGCTTAACATCCTGATGGAATATTTGATCCCAGATTTCTCTGTCATACCATAACTGATTTAAATCTTCAACATCTTTTGCCTGTTGTTCTACCCATGTAAAATATTTAAGATTATGAATCATTTTACGATCGTTATATGTCAATTCTTTTATATAATCAGCTTTTGTTCCTAAAAGACATTTTTCATAATCCTTTACAGCCTGAATATTTGAATATGCACCTTTTTCGGCTGCCAGTTCTTCAAGGCGTGACTGATACATAACTGCAGAATCTGTTGCAATTGTCATTATAATATCTTCAGAAGTCATTTCAAAATGTTTTGCTGTTTTAATTGCAGATAGCATATTTGAAATTCCGGAAATACCTAATAATTCAAGAGAATCAATATTTTCCTGACTGATTCCAATTGATTTTAAATATTGTTTACCTTCTTTTTCATTAAAAAGTCTGAAAATTCTCATGCAATCTTCATCATCAATTGCAACAACTGCATCAGTATTCTTAACATTATGTACCCATGGTACGTGTTTGTCACCAATGCCTTCAATTCTGTGTCCGCCAAAACCGTTCATTAAAAGTGTTGGGCATTGTAATGCTTCTGATGCTGCAACTTTAATATGCGGGTGTTTTGTTCTTAAAAAGTCTCCTGCAGAAATAGTACCTGCAGAACCTGTAGCAGAAATATACCCTGCGAATTTAGATTTAGGAGTTTTTATTTTATTAAAAACTTCCTCTAATGCATAACCAGTTACATTATAATGCCAGCAAGGGTTTCCGAATTCATCAAACTGGTTAAAAATGATACAATCTTTTCTGTTGCGACGAATATCCCAACATGCATCATAAATTTCTTTCACATTTGACTCACAACCATGAGTGGCAATTACCTCTGCGCCGATGTCTTTTAACCATGCAAAACGTTCTTTGCTCATTTCTTCGGGTAAAATAGCAACAGCAGTGCAGCCCATTAAATATGAGTCAAAAGCCCCACCGCGACAGTAATTTCCTGTAGAAGGCCAAACAGCTTTATTATATGTAGGGTCAAATTGACCTGAAATTATTCTTGGAGCTAAACAACCGTATGCAGCACCGACTTTATGGGCACCTGTTGGAAACCATTTTCCCACAATTAGTACAATGCGTGTATCGATTCCTGTTATTTCTTTCGGGATTTCAATATAATTAACGCCACCATATAAACCACCAGTTTCTTTAGGCTCATTGTGCCAGTTAATACGGAAAAGGTTCAGTGGATTAAGTTCCCACAATCCTATATTTTTTAATTTGTCCTTAATTTTTTCAGATATTAACTGAGGATCCCTCATTTGAGCAAAAGTTGGAAGTACAATACCTTTTTCGCGTAAACGTTCAATAGCTTTTTTTCTTACATCGTGGTTAACGATCTTGTTTTCAATCTTTATCATATATAAAAAATTTTAATAATCGAATTAAGAATACAAAAGTAAGTAATAAAAAGGCATGAATAAATAAAAATTAGTTTTTTTTGAAAATCGCCAAAGTTTAAAGTAAAAAGTTGAAAGTTTATAAAGTCAAATTATATATTTAAATATTATCCATAAATAAAATAATTTTAACTAAATAAGTAGATGCTATAATTCGCATTATTAGTGAATGTTACAAAACATTATTTGATAAAGTATAATATGTATATACACGTTGTTAGGAAATTCAAATGTTTTGTTAGGAAGTTCATTCTTGTTTTTTAATCTTTTAAATTGTAATTTTATAGTTGTGTAACATATTATTTTTGGACAACGAATTAGCAAGTTATTTGTCTTATTAATGTAAAATCTACTAAATATGAATTTATTTAAAAAATATCTTAGCTGCGTTGTTATTTTTATTTTAAGCTTTTATAGCTTAAATTTAAAAGCGCAGGTTGTTCTTATGCATGATACTTCAGTTAGTCTTTGTAGTGGAACTTTTTATGATTCTGGTGGAGCAGGAGGAACATATCAGATAAGTGAATATGATACTATAACAATTTGTTCTGCTTGGCCGGGTTCTCAGGTTTCGTTGAGTTTTACTCAATTTGCTATTGAAAGTGGGTTTGAGCATCTTGCAATTCATGAAGGTAATTCGGCAGCTGGGTTATTAATAGTAAATGCAACAGGTACCAATTTGTTAGGACAAACTATTTTTTCTCAGGGAAGTGGTTGTTTGACTCTGGTTTTTACATCAGATGGGTCAGTAAATCAGGCTGGATGGGAAGCTACAATTGCCTGTACTCATCCTTGTCAGCCTTTTAATATTGATATTATTGGTGCAAGTATTCCTTATTTTAATGGTGATACAATCAGGGCTTGTCAGGGACAATCTATAACATTTAATGCAGCAGGTACATATCCTGACAATAACCTTAACTATTTTCAGTCAGATACTACAACTGTTTTTACCTGGGATTTTGGTGATGGATCACCAGTGCAATCTGATACTGGTCTATCGTCAGTTACGCATGTTTTTCAAAATGGAGGTGGTTACTATACAACTGTTACAGGAGAGGATATTAATGATTGTAACAATTCAAATTATGCAAGAAATATGATTATGATATCTAATTCACCGTTATATGTTGGAACAAATATTACTCAGGATACTATATGTTTAGGTGAATCTGTTAATCTGTCAGGGTTGGCATCTGCTAATGCATGGGTACAGCCAATCCCAACAGTAGTTTCCGGATTAGTGTTAATTCCTGATGGAAGTGGAGTAACATATACAACTACTTTAACACAAACATTGTTTGCTTCTGGGCAGGTGATAACTAATGTTTCTGATTTGCAATCTTTAACAATGAATATAGAGCATTCGTATTTAGGCGATTTAGAAGTTTGGTTAACATGTCCCAATGGACAAGCAGTTAATCTTATCGGTTATTACAATTATGCTTGTACTACATGTTCACTTCCATATCCCGGTTATCCTCAGTATCCTGGTGCAACACATTTAGGTGAACCATGTGATATAACACCAGCCACAAGCCCAGGATTAGGGTATACATATAATTGGACATCTATTGATACGCTCACTTTACCAGGAAAGTCAAATGATACATTGCACAATTTTATAGATCAGGAAGGAAATTCTATTTTAAACCAACCATTTATTCCTGCCGGAAATTATGCACCCGAAACTCCGTTTTCTAATTTACTAGGATGTCCTTTAAACGGAAGCTGGACTATTCATATTACTGATCATCTTGGAGCTGATGATGGTTACCTTTTTTACTGGATGTTAAATTTTAATCCTTCTATAATTCCGCCAACATGGACTTATGGAAATACGTATAATCCATCGAATTATTTATGGACTGGAAGTGGTATAACAACTCAGGTAAATGGAATTGGAACAGCAACTCCAATTGATACTGGTAATGTAGCATATATATTTTCGGTGTTAGATGATTTTGGTTGTATTAATGATACTATTGTTACTGTTTATGTTGATACTTCTTGTGTTACAAAAATTAATACTGAAAAATTGGGTAATTTTAAAATTGAAATTAATCCTAATCCTACAACAGATATATTAAATCTTAATATAAATTCTGCAAATTCAACTGGTTTAACCATACTTATTTATAATATGCACGGTGTTTTAGTTAGAAAGATAATGACAAATTTAAACGAATCAGTAATAAATGTTAGTGATTTAGAAAAAGGTGTTTACTCAATAATTGTTGTTGGTAACAATATTAATTTTAGTGAGCGATTTGTTAAATTGTGATGAATTTTTTCAGTCACCCTGAGGCACTCGAAGGGGGACTTATAGTAATCTCAGTTTTCGAGTCCTTCGATAAGCGAAGATCGATAATCTTAATATTTAAAGCCTAATATCTAATCGTAGTTTCAAACTAAGATTAGATTATTAATATAGGTTTTTAGCAGCATCAAATAATGCAAACATGTTAACAACATCAGTAAATTCAAATTCTTCAATATTGTTATTTAAAAATTCAACATTTTTAACACTAAAATCGAATTTATTAAATGTTGCTTTTACATGTTTTGATTCATAAATAAATTCATTTTCAACTAAGCAAAGGCAGCTTGTTTCATTATATGTTTTATGAAATAAAATTGTTTTGCCTTGTGATTTGTTAATAGTGAAACCATTTTCAATCTCTTTAAAACTTTTTTCAGTCAGATAAAATTTAGGTTTGTCTTTAAATGGTTTTCCGCTTGTTGGGCAAAATGTTGTACAATTGCCACATTCGTTGCAGAAGTCACCAATATTTAAAACCTGAATGTTTTGATTAATATTTAAAACACCCGTTTTTTCAGTAATTATGTTTCCACAACTTTTAATTGCTTTGTAAATATTTATTATTTTTGGCTCTATAAAGTAACTGTAATTAGCACGATTAGGGCAAACTGTTACGCAAATATTGCAAATGTCATCGCATAGTAAGCAACGTTTAGCTTCAGCGACAGCTTGCTCTTTAGTCAGCGGAGAAATTACTATATCGAAATTCTTTCTGTTTTCAATAGCAGATTCTGTAAGTTGTTCTGATTTTTCGCGAGTAGATTTTTTTACAATATAATCTTTGTGTTTTAAACCGCGATTTACTTTTTCTGTTTCAAAATTATAATTTATTCCGGTACGATTTAATATTTCTGAAGCTACTTTTCTCCCGTCACCAACAGCTTTTACAATTGTTGCAGCACCTCGCATTGCGTCGCCACCAATGAAGATGTTTTTAATTTGGGTTTCGTAATTATTAGAATTTGTTTTAAGTAATTCTGGTTTTATAAAATCAATATCTACATCTTGTCCCAATGCCGGAATTATAGTATCTGCTAATATTGAAAATTCTGAATGCTCTATTTTTATTGGCTTTGCTCTACCAGAAGAATCAGGTTCTCCAAGTTTCATTTTTGAACAAATCAAAGAAATTACTTTCCCATTCTCAGATAGTATTTTTTCCGGAGCAGAGAGTTCAATTATTTCTATTCCTTCATCAATTAGTGCTGCAATTTCTTCAGCATCTGCTGGCATTTCGTGAATTGTTCTTCTGTATACAACAGTTACTTTACCATTCGCAGGAACCATTCTGTATGCAGTGCGAGCTACATCCATTGCTGTATTTCCACCACCAATTATTATAACATTATTCCCAATTTCAATATTGTTTCCGCTTTTAACAGAAGACAGAAAATCAAATGCATCTAAAACTCCGGTTGAGTTCTCGCCTACAATGCCAAGCTTTTTAAATGTTTGGGCTCCTGTTGCAATGTAAATGAAATCACTTTCTTTTTGAATTTTCTCAAAAAATGTAGAATCAATTTTACTTGAATAATGAATATTTACTCCAAGATTTTTAATTCTTTCAATATCTTTCTCAATGGATTGTTTTCTTAGTCGGAATGCAGGTATTGCATCAGCAACCATTCCACCTGAGATATTTTTTGATTCGTAAACATTTACTGTAAATCCTGCAAGTCTTAAAAAGTAAGCACATGCAAGGCCGGATGGACCTGCACCAATTATAGAAACTTTAAATCCGTTTTCTTTTGCAGGTTTTAAGAAATTCTCGTTGTTACCATAATCTGCAATAAATCTTTTTACCTCTCTTATTTTTATATTGTCGTCGTAATTTATTCTTGTGCATTTTGACTGGCAAAGATGATCGCATACCATTCCTAAAGAAGCTGGAAATGGATTCTTTTTAAGAATTACTTCGAATGCTTTTTCAAATTCACCAATAGATGTTAAATATAAATAATCAGGAATGTCCTGATTTGTTGGACATGTGTCAACACAAGGAGGGTGAATGCAATCAAAGTAATTTAATGCTCTACTTGTTTTAATATCTGGCGTGTGGAAAGAATCTCGGATATATGCCTTTTCAGAAATAACATTATCAGCGTATTTGTTAAGAAACTCAAGTTTATTTGTTATAGTCTTATTGTTTCTTATATTATTAATATATTGTAAAAGTCTCCCATAACCACCTGGTTTTAAAATGTCAGAACAAATTGTTACGGGTTGAAGTCCACAGTTAAGAATTTCTGAAATGTTAAAGCAATCAGCACCTGCACAAAAAGAAATATCTAATTTCCCGTTAAATTCATTTTGAAGTTTTTTAGCAAGATTAATACTTATAGGGTGTAGTGCACGACCACTCATGTACATCATTTTTTCTTCAGCAGAAAAAATGTTTTTATTATTGATACTTTCTAAAGTATTTGTAAGTTTAAGATTAAACTGAACGTTGTTTTTATCTGCAGCCTGCTGTAATGAGTTAATAAGTTTAAGTGCATCAGCGTATTTTAAATCATGTTCAAATGCAATATCCGGAACCTCGGTTTTAAAGCCTAGTTTAGTGTTTAAAATTTCTCTTAATTCTTTTGACCCAAGTAAAGTGGGGTTTAACTTTATTGTTGTGTTGAATTTTTTCTCATTAATAAGATATAGTCCAATGTTTTCAATTTCTTCAGGTGGACAGCCATGCATTGTTGATAAAGTAATATTATCAGTTACTTTGTTAGGGATATAAATGCTTGTGATTTCTGGATAAAAAGGTTCTAATAATTCAATATATTTTTCTTTTTCTGCTTTGCAATTTTCCATTTTGTTAAAAAACCATTGAACATTTTCTTTTAACATGCCATCCATGTTGTAACCAGCGCTCATGTTAAAAATTACGCCAATATCTTCACTTTTTTCAAAATTTAATTTGTGTTTTAACAAATGTATAAGAATCCATGCTTTTAAATATTCGTCAAATGTTTCGTGAATTTTAAGTTCCTGTGACCATTCGCAGTTATAACCTTCATCCTGCATGTCGATGCAAGGTTTGGAAACATTTATTTCGTCAAGTGTTTGAATGGTTTTTAATTCAATATATCTTGCACCACAAAGCCAGGCCGAAATAATATTCTGTGCCATCTGAGAATGTGGACCTGCAGCAATTCCAATAGGTGTTTCTAAAATTTGTCCGTAACGCGATATTTTAAAAGTATCGTTTATAGATGGTCTGAAAAAAAGCTCTTCAGGAATACCAAATATTTCATTTTTTTCGCTAAAATCTTTTTCAATAATCTGGTATAATCTTTTAATTCCAATAATGGAAAATTTGTCTGACATATTATAAATATCTAATTGAAGTGTATTAAAATTTGTATTGTAAAAATACAATAAATTTAACAATGCTTATATTTTCAGCATTTATTATATTTTTAAAAATGGTTTAAAACTAAAGTTCAATCTTTTTCTCTAGTTTCATTTGATCATTAGCGAATAATCTTACAAAATATTTTCCTTTAGGATAACCAAAAACCGATGTTTTAATCTCATAAGTATATTTATCTGGGTTCTGAGGTTTATTTGCAAAAAATCTTTTAACAACGTGTCCGATAGAATCGCTAAGTGTTAATGAAACACTACTGTTTTTCCATATGCTATATTCAATGTCTCCATATAAAGAATCAGGAACACCCGAAAACAATCGTGCTGTATCTGGTTTAAATGTTAATGAATACCAGGAGAAATCTATAGGTAAATTTTTTATTGTAGCTAAAAGATTATGTAATTTTTTTAATTCTTTTCTTTTGTTAGAATTGGATGATCCTACAGAAGATAATGGGTGATTGTCTGAAATAACCCAAACAGCATTTTGCATTATCCCATCTTCAAATGAATTTTTGTCTAAAAACTTAGCAAGTTTAACAAGTCCGCTATCAGCCATATGTCCTATATCAAATTTTTCATTGGTAGAAGGAGAGTGATTTGAAGCCTGACAACAAAATCCATAAATATTAATATTTTTTTCTTCACCGGCTTTTACAAGAATAGGGATCTCTTTTACAACCAAAATATCCTGAACAGTAGAATCTACAGAATTTAACCTTCTTCCAGCCTCTACATATATTGTAGTATCAACAGAAGTAATATTAATAATATTAAGACTGATACATTCACCTCCATGACCTCCTTTTCCTTTAACAGTGGCTCTTATCAGACCTTTGTTTACAGCGTCTTCAATTCCAAGTTTTTTTTCTGTTACTTTATTATCATTTGAAAGACTGGAAAATAGAATTATTACTGACAATAATATTGTTTGAAAGATTATTGATTTCATATGACTTTATTTTTTAGGGGAGGTTCAGTTATAAATAACTTGTTTTGCAGCATTAATATTATTTAAAAAATAAAATAACCGTTCGATTTATTTATCGAACGGTTATTAAATAAGAAAATATGTTTTAGTAAGCAAACAATTTGAATTGCTTCATCATTTCGTTTACTTCATTACCGGTTTTGTTAATTACATCTTCGTTTGTAATATTTGAAATTACTCTGTCAACTAAATCAACAATAATTGGCATATGTTCTTCTTTCATTCCACGAGTTGTAATGGCAGGAGTTCCAACACGAATACCTGAAGCCTGAAATGGTGAACGTGTATCAAATGGAACCATATTTTTATTGATGGTAATATGCGCTTTAACTAAGGTATTTTCAACTTGTTTTCCTGTAATATCGGGAAATTTGGTGCGAAGATCGATAAGCATCAAATGGTTATCTGTTCCACCTGAAATTACTTTATATCCTTTATTAACAAATTCTTCAGCCATTTTAACTGCATTTTTTCTAACTTGTTTTATGTATTCTTTGTAAGAAGGATTTAATGCTTCGCCAAATGCAACTGCTTTTGATGCAATAACATGCTCGAGAGGACCACCTTGAATTCCAGGAAAGACAGCAGAGTCAATCAAAGCAGACATCATTTTAATTTCACCTTTTGGAGTTTTTAATCCCCATGGATTTGGAAAATCGA is a genomic window containing:
- a CDS encoding pyridoxal-phosphate dependent enzyme, producing MENKIVNHDVRKKAIERLREKGIVLPTFAQMRDPQLISEKIKDKLKNIGLWELNPLNLFRINWHNEPKETGGLYGGVNYIEIPKEITGIDTRIVLIVGKWFPTGAHKVGAAYGCLAPRIISGQFDPTYNKAVWPSTGNYCRGGAFDSYLMGCTAVAILPEEMSKERFAWLKDIGAEVIATHGCESNVKEIYDACWDIRRNRKDCIIFNQFDEFGNPCWHYNVTGYALEEVFNKIKTPKSKFAGYISATGSAGTISAGDFLRTKHPHIKVAASEALQCPTLLMNGFGGHRIEGIGDKHVPWVHNVKNTDAVVAIDDEDCMRIFRLFNEKEGKQYLKSIGISQENIDSLELLGISGISNMLSAIKTAKHFEMTSEDIIMTIATDSAVMYQSRLEELAAEKGAYSNIQAVKDYEKCLLGTKADYIKELTYNDRKMIHNLKYFTWVEQQAKDVEDLNQLWYDREIWDQIFHQDVKLDEMINEFNEETGVLKNL
- a CDS encoding T9SS type A sorting domain-containing protein, yielding MNLFKKYLSCVVIFILSFYSLNLKAQVVLMHDTSVSLCSGTFYDSGGAGGTYQISEYDTITICSAWPGSQVSLSFTQFAIESGFEHLAIHEGNSAAGLLIVNATGTNLLGQTIFSQGSGCLTLVFTSDGSVNQAGWEATIACTHPCQPFNIDIIGASIPYFNGDTIRACQGQSITFNAAGTYPDNNLNYFQSDTTTVFTWDFGDGSPVQSDTGLSSVTHVFQNGGGYYTTVTGEDINDCNNSNYARNMIMISNSPLYVGTNITQDTICLGESVNLSGLASANAWVQPIPTVVSGLVLIPDGSGVTYTTTLTQTLFASGQVITNVSDLQSLTMNIEHSYLGDLEVWLTCPNGQAVNLIGYYNYACTTCSLPYPGYPQYPGATHLGEPCDITPATSPGLGYTYNWTSIDTLTLPGKSNDTLHNFIDQEGNSILNQPFIPAGNYAPETPFSNLLGCPLNGSWTIHITDHLGADDGYLFYWMLNFNPSIIPPTWTYGNTYNPSNYLWTGSGITTQVNGIGTATPIDTGNVAYIFSVLDDFGCINDTIVTVYVDTSCVTKINTEKLGNFKIEINPNPTTDILNLNINSANSTGLTILIYNMHGVLVRKIMTNLNESVINVSDLEKGVYSIIVVGNNINFSERFVKL
- the ygfK gene encoding putative selenate reductase subunit YgfK yields the protein MSDKFSIIGIKRLYQIIEKDFSEKNEIFGIPEELFFRPSINDTFKISRYGQILETPIGIAAGPHSQMAQNIISAWLCGARYIELKTIQTLDEINVSKPCIDMQDEGYNCEWSQELKIHETFDEYLKAWILIHLLKHKLNFEKSEDIGVIFNMSAGYNMDGMLKENVQWFFNKMENCKAEKEKYIELLEPFYPEITSIYIPNKVTDNITLSTMHGCPPEEIENIGLYLINEKKFNTTIKLNPTLLGSKELREILNTKLGFKTEVPDIAFEHDLKYADALKLINSLQQAADKNNVQFNLKLTNTLESINNKNIFSAEEKMMYMSGRALHPISINLAKKLQNEFNGKLDISFCAGADCFNISEILNCGLQPVTICSDILKPGGYGRLLQYINNIRNNKTITNKLEFLNKYADNVISEKAYIRDSFHTPDIKTSRALNYFDCIHPPCVDTCPTNQDIPDYLYLTSIGEFEKAFEVILKKNPFPASLGMVCDHLCQSKCTRINYDDNIKIREVKRFIADYGNNENFLKPAKENGFKVSIIGAGPSGLACAYFLRLAGFTVNVYESKNISGGMVADAIPAFRLRKQSIEKDIERIKNLGVNIHYSSKIDSTFFEKIQKESDFIYIATGAQTFKKLGIVGENSTGVLDAFDFLSSVKSGNNIEIGNNVIIIGGGNTAMDVARTAYRMVPANGKVTVVYRRTIHEMPADAEEIAALIDEGIEIIELSAPEKILSENGKVISLICSKMKLGEPDSSGRAKPIKIEHSEFSILADTIIPALGQDVDIDFIKPELLKTNSNNYETQIKNIFIGGDAMRGAATIVKAVGDGRKVASEILNRTGINYNFETEKVNRGLKHKDYIVKKSTREKSEQLTESAIENRKNFDIVISPLTKEQAVAEAKRCLLCDDICNICVTVCPNRANYSYFIEPKIINIYKAIKSCGNIITEKTGVLNINQNIQVLNIGDFCNECGNCTTFCPTSGKPFKDKPKFYLTEKSFKEIENGFTINKSQGKTILFHKTYNETSCLCLVENEFIYESKHVKATFNKFDFSVKNVEFLNNNIEEFEFTDVVNMFALFDAAKNLY